Within the Pelagovum pacificum genome, the region GAATCCAGACCGCATGCTCAGCGAGCGCGCCCTTGCCGCCCGGTGGGTCCTCTCCACGAGAACGCTCCAGAGGTGGCGCAGCGACGGGTACGGCCCAGCGTTCCTAAACATCGGCGGGAGTATCCGCTACCGGCTTGGCGACATCCTCGCCTACGAGGCGCAGCATCGCCAGGGCGGCGATGACCTGTAACTGGAGAACAGGCGAAGTCGCGGGCAATCGCGACCCGGCCGTCGGACGCAATCCACTGCCCGCATGCGCCATGAGGCCACCAGAACGCCGGGCCGAGCTCTGCAGGCTGCTCGCTCTCGGCCTCGTCCGGCTCCATGCGCGCAACCGGCAACTCTCTGCGTCCGATGGAGAATCTCCGCTACACTCTCCGCCCGACCAGAGCGGTGATGCAACTCCAACCAATCGGAGAGACGCATGACCGATCCCATCCCCGCGCGACTGGCCGCCCTCAAGACCACGCCGACGCCCGACCTGAAGCAGCAGTGGCGCGACCTGTTCGACAGCGAGCCGCCGCCCTTCAATCGCCGCTACCTGGAGAGCCGCCTCGCCTACCGCATCCAGGAACTGGCCTATGGCGGTCTGAAACCCGAAACGATCCGGCGGTTGGAGCGGCTGGGTGAGGACCTGGACGGCGGGGATCGCCACAAACGCTACATCCGTACGGATCGGATGCCCATCGCCGGGACGCGGTTGATCCGGGAGTGGCAGGGCGTGGAACACGTCGTCACCGTCACGAAGGACGGCTTCGAGTGGCAGGGGCGACCCTACAAATCGTTGTCCGCCATCGCCCGCGGCATCACCGGCACGCGCTGGAACGGCTGGGTGTTCTTCGGCCTCAAGAACCAGAGGAGCCGGACATGACCGAGGTCAAGATCAAGCGCCGCTGCGCGATCTACACACGCAAATCCTCCGAGGAAGGGCTGGAGCAGGAGTTCAACTCGCTTCACGCTCAGCGAGAGGCCTGCGAGGCCTACATCGCCAGCCAGCGCTCCGAGGGCTGGGTGCTGGTCCGCGATCAGTATGACGACGGCGGTATCTCCGGCGGCACGCTGGAACGCCCCGGCCTGAAGCGGCTGCTGGAGGACATCGCGGACGGGCTGGTCGATGTCGTCGTGGTCTACAAGATCGACCGCCTGAGCCGCTCGCTGGCCGACTTCGCCAAGCTCGTGGAGGTGTTCGACCGAAACGGCGTGACCTTCGTCTCGGTCACGCAGTCCTTCAACACCACCACGTCGATGGGGCGGCTGACGCTGAACATCCTGCTGTCCTTCGCCCAGTTCGAGCGCGAGGTGACGGCCGAACGCATCCGCGACAAGGTCGCCGCCAGTCGGAAGAAGGGCATGTGGATGGGCGGGGTGCCGCCCTACGGCTATCGGGTCGAGAACCGGAAGCTGGTGGTCGACGAAGAAGCCGCCGCGCATGTGCGCTGGATCTTTGCGCGCTTCCTCGAGATCGGCTCGGGGACCGAACTGGCGCGCGAGGTTGGGACGCGCGGAATCCGGACGCCGCGCGGCAATCGGATCGACAAAAAGTACCTCTACCGCATGCTCAACAACCGCGCCTACATCGGCGAGGCGGTGCACAAGGGCGAAAGCTATCCCGGTGAGCACGACGCGATCATCGACCGCGAAGCGTGGGATCGCGTCCACGCCATCCTGCAGGAAAGCCCCCGCAAGCGCGCCGCCCGGACTCGCGCCGACACGCCCGCGCTGCTGAAGGGGCTGCTGTTCGGACCCGATGGCGCGGCGTTCTCGCCGACGCATACTCGCAAGGGCTACAAGCTCTACCGGTACTATGTCAGCCAGACCGTGCTGAAGCATGGCGCCGGATCGTGCCCGGTCGGCCGAGTGCCCGCGGGCGAGATCGAAGCGGCCGTCATCAAGCAGCTGCGCGTCGTATTCCGCCAGCCGGAGATTGTGGCGTGCACCTGGAAGGCGGCACGCGGACATGCTGACGACATCACTGAGGCCGACGCTCGCGTGGCCCTGCAGCCACTCGACCCGCTGTGGGACCAGCTCTTCCCGGCAGAACAAGCCCGCATCGTTGCACTGCTGGTCGAGCGCGTGGAGATCGGCACAGACGGTCTCAACGTCCGGCTTCGCGTCGACGGACTCGGCGGTCTAGCCCGCGAGATGCTTGCCGGTGGCATCGAGGCCGCAGCGTGACCCGCGGGGATGCAATCCCCGAAACTATGACGCTTCACGTCCCGTTCCGCGTCGTGAAGCGTGGCGGGCGGAAGGAGATGCAGTTGCCCGATGGCGCCGCGCAGACGCGTCCGAGGGACAACACGTTGGTGAAGGCGCTGGCGCGGGCGTTCCGCTGGAAGAGGATGCTCGAGTCCGACGAGTTCGCCACCATCGCCGAACTGGCCGAACGCGAGGGGATCGCGCCCTCCTACATGACCCGCGTCTTGCGCCTGACACTGCTCGCGCCCGACATCGTCGAGGCGATCCTGGACGGCAGGCAGGGGTCAGAGGTATCGCTGACGCGCGTTCTGGAGCCGTTCCCGCTTGAGTGGGAGGACCAGCCGGTTCTCTTCGGCTAGCAGCCCTTAATAGGCATTCCCCCCCTGCCCGGTCGTCGTCGCTTCCGGCCCTCTGCGGTCATTGGTTAGGATCTGCATTGCCGCAGGGCGGCTTCCCCATACCGGACCTTCATGGCACCGCGCAGCAAAGTCCAAAGCCCCAAGGTCAGCAGTGCGGACAGAGCGGACACTGGCGCGGTCAGCTGTAACTTCTGACGACGGCGACGCAGTTGGCCTTGGCACTTGTGAAGTCGAACACATGGCAGAAGCGTCGAGTCTGCCCGTTTGCGAACGTCACCTCTCCACTCGCAGCACCGACCTTACCGTGCGAAATTGCGTGCTGGACAGTGACAGATTTTGGTCTCCGTCGAGTTCCAAGGTGCTTAAGAACCGCACCCTTCCCCGAGATTGGCTCTGTTGAGGGATTCTCCCAGATCACGTCTTCGCTGAAGGCGCTCGGCTCAGCGTCACCGCATTCCAGCGCGATCGCCACATCCTGAGCGAACTTGTTCTTCGGTGAATTGCCACAGTCCTTGCTGCCTTGCACTTGGGCCAACGTCGCCTCCCTGCTTGGTTCATTCTCAGCATACGACCGACTTTCTGAGGGTCAAAATGGGCTCGAAGTCGGTCATATTGCGGCGCAGCGCATCTTGCGCATGGCAGGCAGTGGCGGCCGTCGCGGCCACGCGACATAGAACCGCGCAGTGACCGCTTCCGGCCCAAAGCCGACCTTCAGCGTCGGTCCAGCTATTGCACTCCGGCAAACAAAAGCTGCCGCTCGCCTCACTCGCCCGGCACGTGCTGCGGTTAGCATTAACTCTAAGGACAGTGTGGAAGTGAAGGAAAGTGTGGAAGCGGCCGTTCGCTGCGGACGTGAAGGGTATTGCTGTAGCTCTCCAATCCTGAACTTCACAGACGTGCCGCGAAGAATTTCGTCCGACCTCAAGAACCCGACGATGCCCCTCTACTGCGTCAGACCCCAGAAATTCGCTATGTGGCGTGTCGAGGAGATGCCGACTTCCAGCATGTTATTGCCCTCTTTGCCAAGGCCGTCGTCTCCCTCGGCACTGATGGACGTGCCATGGCCCATTCCTTCGATCATTTATTCCTCAATGACGTCATGGCCGGAAGTGTCGTACCAGACCCGCCGGGGAAGGCCGTCAATCTCCTCAATGCGCGTCGGCGGCCCTTCGACCTCGTGGATCTTCTGCCATTGCCGGAGAATGGAATCGGCGTTGGAACTGTCGACGGAATGATCGCTGTCGCCATGCCAGACCGAGATTTTCGACCAAGGACCGGTGAATTTCGACGCTGAGCGCACAAGAGCGTCCAGCTTGCGGTCCGACGGTCCGCCATAGCTTTTCATGCGGAAGAGCGCCTGGACCAGACTGTTCGCGCTACGGTAGGGCAGACCGGCGATGATCGTGCCCTCCGCGAACACTTCCGGATGGGTCGCCAGCATGACAGATGTAATGCCCCCCCGAGGACATCCCCGTGATGAAAACCCGAGACGGATCGATGGCGTGATCGTCAACGACCCGCATGATCATCTGCCGGATTGAGAGTGGTTCGCCGCCGTCGCGATGGCTGTCGCCCGGCTAGAACCAGTTAAATCTGCCGATTGCGTTGTTGGCCTTCCGCTGCCCCGGAAACAGAAGTGCCACCCCGCACGCGTTGGCGAGACTGGACCAGCCCGATCCGACGTCATAACTCGCCACAGATTGGGTGCTGCCATGCAGCACGACCACAAGGGGCCGTTACTAGGTAAGTTATCAGGAATGTACACGCCTGCGCTCCGCGAACCCGGGTCGGTTCCGAACTCCCTGAGGACGGTGAGGCGGTCCCTTGTTTCAGAGGGTTGCCGAGCAGAAGGTTCGTTCATGAATTGGGTTCCTTGGTGACACCGGTTTGCGCCGACGCAAAGTCAAACTGCCCTGAAAAGGTAACGCTGCATCGCAGCAATGCCACGCATGATTAGACAATGATCTGTGTACCTCACGTCCGCGTTTGGGCCGTGAACCGCGGACGGCCCTTCACCGAAATATCGATCTTTGACGGCGTCCAGGCATGCGTCTTCAGCCGACACGCCGCAGGAAGTGCTGCAACCGCTCGTCCTTTGGTGCATCGAGCATCTGCTCGGGCGGCCCCTGCTCGACAATGCGGCCGCCCTCCATGAAGAGGATCCGGTCCGCGATCTCGCGGGCGAAAGACATCTCGTGCGTGACAATCAGCATGGTCTGCCGTTGTTCGGCCACGCGGCGCATCAGGTCCAGCACCTCGCCGACCCATTCGGGGTCGAGCGCCGAGGTCGGCTCGTCGAACAGCATCAAGTCTGCGCCGATCGCCATCGCCCGGCCGATTCCGACGCGCTGCTGCTGACCGCCCGAGAGGGCGGCAGGATAGCTGTCCGCCTTGTCGGCCAGGCCGGTCTCCGCCAGGACCTTGATCGCGCGCGCCTCGGCTTCGTCCTTCGGGCGGCCCTGCACAGTAACGAGGGCTTCCATGATGTTCTGTTTCGCAGTGCGGTTCGCGAAGAGCGCGTAGTTCTGAAAAACATAGGCAGTCGCCCGCCGCAGGGCCAGAATGTCGCGCTTGCCGGCATGGGCGGCGTCGACCGCGACGCTACCGATCTCAATCCGCCCAGCCTCGGGCCGGTCAAGGAAATTCAGGCAGCGCAGCAACGTAGATTTGCCGGTCCCAGAGGGTCCGATGATGACCACCCGCTCGCCGTCCGCGATGTCCAGGTCTATGTCGTCCAGCACCGTGGTGGCGCCGAACCGCTTGGTTAGGCCACGGACCCGGATCATCTGGCGAAGGCCTTTCCAAGCCGCGTCTCAAGCTGTCTTTGTCCCTGGCTCAGCACCTCGACGATCACCCAGTAGATCAATGCTACGACGAGGAAGGCCTCGAAATACAGGAAGCTCCCCGACGCCTCCTTCTGAGTGGCGCCCATCATCTCCGTGACGCCGAGTGTGAAGGCGAGCGAGGTGCTTTTTATCATGTCGATGAAGTAGTTGACCAGCGTCGGCGCCGCGATGCGGGCGGCCTGGGGCAGCACGATCCGGCGCATCATCTGCCCTTGGGTCATGCCGATCGACTGCGCCGCCTCCCACTGGCTGCGGTCCACGCCGGTGATGGCGGCGCGGATTGCCTCGGCCATGTAGGCGGAGAAATGCAGCGTCAAACCCATGATCGCCGCCGTCACACCGTTGATCTGGGTGAGGACCGAGACGACCTGCGGCAGTCCGTAGTAGAACAGGAACAGCTGCACGAGCAGTGGCGTGCCGCGGAAGAAGCTGATGAAAAGGATCACCAGCCAGTCCAGCCCCGGCACGCGCACCACCCGTTCCACCGCCAGGAGCGAAGCGAGGATCAGTGCGCAGCCCATGGCCACGACCGCCATCAGCAACGTCAGCGGCACGTAGCTCAGGATGACAGGCACCAGCGCCAGCATATAGTCGAGGTCGAGTGCCCGCATCCGTCAGGTTATTCCGCCGCGGCGGTGGCGGCCGTCGTGATGTCGCTGCCGAACCACTCCTGAGAGATCGCCTCCAGCGTGCCGTCCTCGCGCAGGGACGTCAGCGCGGCGTCCACCCGGTCGCGCAACTCGCGCCCGTCCTCGTCGTCGCGGAACGGCAGGGCGTTGCGGATCTCCGAGAAGGGTTGCCCGGCCAGTTGCAGCGGCAGCGGGCTTTCGGCGATGACTTGGGTGGAGGAGACGCGGTCCATGACAAAGGCATCGACCCGGCCGAGCGCAACGTCCTGCTCGATGTTCGATTCGTATGTGCGAATATCGATCTCGTCCGCGTTCGGCAGGTCCCGCAGCAACTGCTCGAAGTTCGAGCCAAGGTTCACTGCAACCGATCGGCCGGACAGGTCATCGACCCCGCCGATCTCCTCGTTGCCCTCGCGCACGACGACCTGCGCGCCGTCGATCACGTAGGGCTGGCTGAAGACGAAGGCGGCTTCGCGCTCGGGGGTGATGGTGATCTGGTTGGCGATCGTGTCGATCCGCCCCGCCTCCAACGCGCCGATCAGGCCCGAGAAGGACATCGTCTCGAACTCGATCTCAAACCCCGCCCGCTCGCCGACGGCGTTCATCACATCGACCTCGAAGCCCTGCAATTCGTCCTGGCGGACGAAGGTGAAGGGGAAGTAGCCGCCCGACATGCCGACACGCAGCGTCTCGATGTCCTGAGCGGCGAGCGGGCTGGCAATGGCGGTCGACGCGATCCCGGCGGCGAAGATGAACGATCTGAGCATCTAGGGCTCCCTTTCGATTGGTGAGGACTAGAGGTGGCCACAACTGCCGGGTGCTACAACGCGTGCGTAGGAATAAGAACAGCCGAGCTAATCCAACAGCGCGGACGGCCGTTTGTTCCGCTTGCCGCTCCGCCACAAGACAAATGTTCCGTCTCAATACGGGACGGCGGCTTGGCCTACCGAGGGCATAGTCCCAAAGTAGATCCTACCGAGGTTCTAGGCGGTGGGTTGTCGGCACGCAGAGCTCCTCTCGAGCGAGGTCTTGAAGGCAGGTTTATGGGTCGGCCCCGGCTTCTGGTCTTCGCGCAGTAGGTCGGTTCGGTCTCCGACTTAGAGTGGAGGTGGATCAGTTGAACTGATCGCTCGGGTGCTTCCAGCTCTAACCGGACACTCATCGGATGTTCAGGCGACCATCCCTCCCGGCCCTAACCGGACCTTCGCGACAGGGGCTGGTCGCTGCGATGCGGCTTCACCATACCAGCCGTTCGCCGCGCCCGCGAGATCGATGCCGAGGAGAACTCACACTTCGCGGGTCGAAACTGCCGTCTGCTGCCTGTGTATGATAGTTTTCTGGACCCGTAGTGAGGCCATACAGAGGTGGAAAGCGATCCGGCCGTAACGCGATGGCAATCGGACGAAACTCTCGCAAAAGAGCCGAATCTAGCTCCCTGTGTTTCTTCGTTTCGCCATGCTATATGGGCTATCGGTAAGTATGACGGACCAGAACAGACAGACTACGACGCGGGACGCGTGCTGCAGTTTCACGGAAGCATTGCCCCTAAGGAGCACAAGCCGATGGCTGGCCGAAGGCGCGAGGGCAATCGCCCGGACAGACGTATCTGGGATGAAGATGCGACCACAATTGAGCAGCGTAAAGCTCTGTGCGCAAAAGTCTGCTACGTCGGCACGGCGAACCACAAGCTACGCCCTGGTGACTATGGCTTCACCCCGAGCCACAACCCAAGACCGTCGAAGTCACCATGCGATGCGCTTCGCGCCGTTCTCATCAAGGAAGCATCAGAACTGTTCCAGAGCGGTATCATGCGTGGCATGGTCAGCCGCTTTGAGCCCGACGGCATTCCCAAATATGTTTGGGCTGTTGATGCTGATGGCGAGGTTTATGAAGCAAAGGCTAAGGCTGATCAGGAAACCAAATATCATGGTTACCGCATTGGCGAAGATGAACAATCTGTCCGGAAGTATGTCCTGGAAGAGTGGAAAAAGCGATGACTTCTGGATTGGAATTCAGTCTCACATCTGAGGTTCTTGACGAGGGTGCGCCAGAAGAACGCGCCTCCTTTGGGATACTTTCGATCAAAGCCAACGGTCAAACGCTCACTGAGGGATTCGATCATTACCTGAATGGATTCAGGGTTGGACCGCTTGTTTCAGCCTACTACCTTGCCGAATGGTTGGCCTGGAACTGGTGGCGTCTGAGATGGGAGTCGTGTTCTCACGCCCCCGACTGGAATCTCGTTCACCAGATGAATACAATCGGCGAGGGGTATGTATGGCCGAATATTCAAATCTGGTCGGATGGACACCGATCCGTTCTTATATCGCGTCCGTCTGTCAGACCGGATGCCAAACCATTCCGGTACGTCGGTGCATCGCCTGTCGTTATTCCCTCGACTACATTTGAACATGCAGTTGATGAATTCATGCCGCGTATAATCGGAAGGCTACGCGAAAGAAAAGTTGAGTTCACTAATCTTGACCGCCTCTGGAAAGACGTTCTTGAAGAGCGCAACAATCCGGACCTCGCTGAACGGAGGCGGTTGGAAGCGCTTATGGGACGAGACCCTGATTCTATTGATGATCAAGCGATTGAAAGTTTAATAGCAAGTCGTGAACGGCTGGGGAGCGCTGCCGTTGATGAAGTCGCTGCCGGCTTTTCAACGTCTGGTCGCAGGATGATGAGCAATGTCGAAGATTTTGAAGGTGCGGCAGCAACTGTCGGTTTCAACGCAAAACTAAGTGACGCCTTACGAATGCGCGAGTTACCTAATCCAGCCGAGGTTCCCGCCTGGAAGCGCGGAAGGATTGCTGCTGACCTAGTCAGACAACAGGAACGCCTCGAGGACAGAGCTCTTACTGATAAAAAACTTGCCGAACTGATGGGCGCAAGCCCGTCTCTTCTTTCAAACGAACCTTCGGTCCAGGTGCCGCTCTCATTTGCTCTGACCGAGAGAAACGGAACGAAATCGAGTATAGTTCTCAATCAGCGTCCCAGAGTGAGCCGGCGATTTGCGCTGGCGCGCCTTATTGGCGATCAACTCATGAATCCTCCTGGGTCACTTCACCCAGCTATCAGTTCCTCAACATATAGGCAGAAGGCGCAGCGTTCCTTTGCTGCCGAGCTGCTTGCACCCTTCTCGGTTATTGATGAATTAATGGCTGGAGACTACTCAGAGGAGAAGCAGCAGGACATAGCCGATCTCTTTGATGTTTCTCCTATGGTTATTAACACGCTTCTTCGGACCCATGACAAAATTGATCGTGATGATCTTGAAGGCCTGGGATATTTGGCGACGCCCTGATTTAGAGTGAATGCTGGGAAGCAAAGGCAATTCTTTCTTTGACGTATTCGCGGGTGCTGACCATCAGCTATAGATCGCCTTTGATGAGATGCTGGTTTCGCGGCGGCTGGTCCGAGTGTCGGCGACAGGCTCCAAGCCGACCTGGGGTCGCGCGCCAGAGTATCCGTCATCTGGCCCAAGTCATCGGTATGCTCCGTCCCACAGCTGCCGATCGAGATTGGGCCCGAGCCACGTCCGGTTCCGGCCCCTTCCGGACATTCGCCAAGCTGGCTCTGCTGCGGCGCTGCTTCACCAAACCGGCCGCATCTCCTCTCCGCAGCATATTGCCTCCGAAGAGGGCCCTCAGTAGGAGGAAGCCGCAGCTGACGCGCCCTTCTTAGATGACCCTTCTATTATGGACCGGCCAGTCTCTCGTGCTCCACGTGATTTTAGCTCTTATTTAATCTTGCCATTAAACGGATAGACAGGGAGGGGCGCCGATCAGCTTGAGGGTCATGCACATAGCATAGACGAGCGGTTATTATTCGGCGACTGTGTTGTCGAACCTACGGGAGATGACAGTCGAGCCGGATGCGTTAGAGACAAAGCCATTCAACAGCCAACCGGGGCGGAAACACACGATGTCTGACGAATTGCTGAATCCGAGCGTCGCAGCGCAGTCTCCGTCCGATGCAGAGCTCGACGTGGTGGTCAACGACCTGCAACGTTCAATACAGGAGTGGGCAATCCGTCACGAGCTTTGGTTCGACTGCGGCTTCAAGTCCTTTGCCGAACGCGTCGGCGGAGAGCCTGGGGAGCCCCCCGTCGTCACAATCCTACACTTCGACGGCGACCTCGGACGCGCGCTCGATGGCGATTTCCACGGACTCGATATTGAGTTCTTCGACCTGCTAGCGCGACAAGGTTTCTGGTATGAGCGTAACGATAGTGCCAGCGTTTATTTATATCCAGAGGACAATAGCCCATTATTCCAGCCGTTCCTCGACCGCGAAAACTGGCAGTGGGTGTGCGGACTGGTCCAGCAGGACGTCGCAGATGTTTACGAAGAGCTATATTCGTACTTCGCGAGGCGCCCGGAGGATCTCCACCGCCTCACTTGGCGAGAATTCGAGACACTACTGTTCCGGATCTTCCAGGCTCAAGGGTTCACTTGCGAGCTAGGACCGGGCTCCAATGATGGCGGCATAGACGTTCGCGTGCTCCAGCGAGACCCACTGGGCGACATACTGACGCTGGTCCAAGCCAAGCGCTACTCTCCAAAGAATAAAATCGATCTGTCGGCAGTAGCAGCGCTGCATGGCGTCGCAGACGTTGAAGCGGCGCAGAAGAGCATGTTCGTCACGACCTCCGATTACCTTCCTTCGGCACGGAAGTTCGCCGGACGGACCCGCATCCCAATGAAGTTAACGACCTCTGCCGATGTCAGCGAATGGTGCCAGGAGGCAAGCGCAGGCATCATCCGCGATAAGTCAAAGCTGGTGACACGCCAAGCAGTAGCTTCGCTGCTTCAGAGCCTTACTTTTAGGGATCCCCGCATCGTCCACGCGCGGACAGGCTACTCTGTTCTCACCAACCAGTTCTCGATCATACTTAAGGAGACGAAGCACGCAGCGCTGCTGATGGCCATCCCAGCAAAGACCATCTCAGACGATGGTTATGGACAGAGAGGTTGCGAGGTGCCCGATACTGGCCCCGCTTGCCTGGACCGTCTGACAGCTGATACCGTCTTCCGCGCAAAGCGGACCGTCCACGACGGCAAGGTAAGCTATTGGGACGGTCAGAACCTATATACAGCATGGGACGGAGCTCCCGCGAGCTTCGATCTTTACGATTAGCTCGGGAATGATTGCCGGCCCTGAGTTAACGTCCATGCCAAGCGCAGCGGATGGCTGCTCCCATCCTACTTCACCAGCTTTTCAAGTGAGCCAACGCGTAGTCACGCTCGTGCATCCACATGCGGCCACTTAGTTTTGGCACAGCGTGCCTTCGTGGATAAGTTGCTCCGGTGGCACATTTAGTCAGAAGTCTGCCACATGCACATAGCTAACCTCGACATTGCACATTGCACACTTGATAGTTGCTAAAATTATACTGAGGGTTTGGTTCTTGTACGCAGAAAATGATTTTCAGTTGCTGGAAGCGCGCACTGCAGATGTACGCGTTGAGATTCCATGGCGACACAAGGGCCGCCCGTATATCAACCCTCACGCCGTCTTTAGCCGCAAGCCTCACATGGCTGGCGAACAGCATGAACATTTGACGGCAATAATCGGAAAAAACGGAACTGGGAAATCCCATCTATTAAGCGCAATCGTTCAGACATTCCTGCGCCTCGAAGAGCTGCAACAGGGTGAGCGAAAAAGGATCAAGGATGAGCTCCCGCTGGAACTTCTGGTCTATCGCGTGGATGGCCATCAATGCAGAGTCGCGCAGACAGGGCATCGCTCGATTAGCATTCAGGTAAACGGCGAGGAAGTTGCTCCCAAAGACCTTCCCTTACCGAAACGTATCGTCGCGCTGACTATCAGCCCATTCGACAAGTTTCCACTACCCAGAACAATACGTCGTTCAGTAGTTCAAGTTGATGCCGCATCATCAATGTACCAGTATCTTGGCCTACGAGACAATTTCGGTAAGGCATCCATTCGGACTCTTTTATTTAGATCCTTAAGCAGCTTGTTCGACACAGCGGATAACAGCGCTCTTAGACTGAGTAACATCGGGGCCGTATTCGACTTTCTTGGAATGAGGCCGATGGTTAATGTCATCTACGCGCTCAGGGAACGGTCATTGCTCCAAACCATCGCGAACGGCGGCGACCCTTACGCCGATCACGACTTATCTTATACGAAAAGGCGTCTTCTAGAGGATATTTCTCGAAGTGATGTGTCGTTATCCCACCTTCAACATCTAGCGCGTCTCGCCTTCGCGAAAGCTTTGGGAAGCCGTATTGGAACGCACGCAGACCTGGAGACTGGATTTCAAGACCCCTTGTTTCTCGATCTTCAGCCGTTACGTCGTGCAGGCCTCCTGAGCATGTCCGGCGTTGAAGTTGAACTCAAGGATGGGGGCCCGACCGATCTCCTTCAGGCAAGTTCTGGTCAGTTGAGTATGGTCTCTGCGCTTATCGCGCTGGCATCTGTCATCAAGAACGGAAGTTTGGTCCTCATTGACGAGCCAGAACTCAGCCTGCATCCCGAGTGGCAGGTGAAGTACATCGATTTGCTGCTGCGCACTTTCGCTCGTTACCATGGTTGTCACTTCGTAGTGGCAACTCACTCACCTATGGTGGTCTCCGAGTTGCCTGAGCACGCCGAAGTCATCTCGCTCGACCAAGAAGAGCTGCCAACTACGAAGGAACTGAAGGGTCAATCCGCAGACTACCTCCTCGCCGAAGTCTTCGGTGCGCCGACATCAAACAATCTTCACGTCCGAGACCGTATCGTCACTGCACTCCGTTTGATTGCAAATGGGGATATGAACTCCAAGGATTTTGACGAAGCGCTTGCTGACTTGCGTAAATTTGCGACCGAGTTGGAGCCAAACGATCCAGCGGCTGAATTGATTAGAAACGTTGAAGAAGCTGCGAGGGACGCAGGGACTGAGGCGCAGTCATGAATCCGGTTCAATATGGCGCTGCGTGCCAAGCACTGGTTGATACTTTCGATGCGCTTGAGTGTGGGCAAAAGGATCACAAATATTGGGGCGACGACGCTGTCGCCACTGTCCGTGCAGAGATCAAAGTACACTATATCGCCGAGCAGAACCGCCGATGCTGCTATTGCGGGCGCGAGTACCCGACCGACAACAATGCGGTCTGGGACGGTGAGCACATAATCGCCAAGAAAATCGCGCCACACTTCATGTTTGAGCCACGTAATTTGGCAGCATCATGCAAAGACTGCAACATCGCTAAAGGAGACGATGAAGTCCGCACTAATCCCAAGCGTAAGTCATTTCCTGATGAAGCGAAGCACTACAAAATCGTCCACCCTCACTTTGACAACTACCATGATCACATTCGGTGGTATGGCGATGTTGTTAAGCCACTCTCTCCCAAGGGGGCCGAGCTTGTCGGCATGTGCAAGCTGTGGCGCTTTGGCATCACCAAGGCAGGGGCCGAAGTGACACCGCCCAACCCTTTGGTCGACGGGTTGATCGGCGTGATGATGGACCCCCAAGCGGACGCCTTGACCAAGGAAGTCGCTATCGAAGCGTACAAAACTTATGTGAGGGCACAACCTCAGAAGGCGGCAGACTAAGGACGAACATCGATTTTGAGCATGGCGCGGCCATCACGAAGCTTGCAAGGTTTGCGTGCTACTCGAGATACGTCGCTCTGCGGGCAAATCTACATTTCTGAAGTTGGCCACTTGCGCAGCGAACGGCAGCTTCCCGCCCCTCCCGGACCTTGATCGACACTGCAGCAAACGACTGCTCCCCGCCCTTAGGCGACTTTGATGCGGACCGCAGCGAATGGCCGCTCTCCGCCTCTCCCGGACCTTGATCGACACTGCAGCAAACGACTGCTCCCCGCCCCTTTCGGACGTTAGTCGTCATCGCAGCGAAGGTCCGCTCTCCGCCTTTCTTGGACCTCGGTCGTCTCAGCAGCGAATGGCTGC harbors:
- a CDS encoding HNH endonuclease — translated: MNPVQYGAACQALVDTFDALECGQKDHKYWGDDAVATVRAEIKVHYIAEQNRRCCYCGREYPTDNNAVWDGEHIIAKKIAPHFMFEPRNLAASCKDCNIAKGDDEVRTNPKRKSFPDEAKHYKIVHPHFDNYHDHIRWYGDVVKPLSPKGAELVGMCKLWRFGITKAGAEVTPPNPLVDGLIGVMMDPQADALTKEVAIEAYKTYVRAQPQKAAD
- a CDS encoding AAA family ATPase; its protein translation is MYAENDFQLLEARTADVRVEIPWRHKGRPYINPHAVFSRKPHMAGEQHEHLTAIIGKNGTGKSHLLSAIVQTFLRLEELQQGERKRIKDELPLELLVYRVDGHQCRVAQTGHRSISIQVNGEEVAPKDLPLPKRIVALTISPFDKFPLPRTIRRSVVQVDAASSMYQYLGLRDNFGKASIRTLLFRSLSSLFDTADNSALRLSNIGAVFDFLGMRPMVNVIYALRERSLLQTIANGGDPYADHDLSYTKRRLLEDISRSDVSLSHLQHLARLAFAKALGSRIGTHADLETGFQDPLFLDLQPLRRAGLLSMSGVEVELKDGGPTDLLQASSGQLSMVSALIALASVIKNGSLVLIDEPELSLHPEWQVKYIDLLLRTFARYHGCHFVVATHSPMVVSELPEHAEVISLDQEELPTTKELKGQSADYLLAEVFGAPTSNNLHVRDRIVTALRLIANGDMNSKDFDEALADLRKFATELEPNDPAAELIRNVEEAARDAGTEAQS
- a CDS encoding restriction endonuclease, whose protein sequence is MSDELLNPSVAAQSPSDAELDVVVNDLQRSIQEWAIRHELWFDCGFKSFAERVGGEPGEPPVVTILHFDGDLGRALDGDFHGLDIEFFDLLARQGFWYERNDSASVYLYPEDNSPLFQPFLDRENWQWVCGLVQQDVADVYEELYSYFARRPEDLHRLTWREFETLLFRIFQAQGFTCELGPGSNDGGIDVRVLQRDPLGDILTLVQAKRYSPKNKIDLSAVAALHGVADVEAAQKSMFVTTSDYLPSARKFAGRTRIPMKLTTSADVSEWCQEASAGIIRDKSKLVTRQAVASLLQSLTFRDPRIVHARTGYSVLTNQFSIILKETKHAALLMAIPAKTISDDGYGQRGCEVPDTGPACLDRLTADTVFRAKRTVHDGKVSYWDGQNLYTAWDGAPASFDLYD
- a CDS encoding ImmA/IrrE family metallo-endopeptidase codes for the protein MEKAMTSGLEFSLTSEVLDEGAPEERASFGILSIKANGQTLTEGFDHYLNGFRVGPLVSAYYLAEWLAWNWWRLRWESCSHAPDWNLVHQMNTIGEGYVWPNIQIWSDGHRSVLISRPSVRPDAKPFRYVGASPVVIPSTTFEHAVDEFMPRIIGRLRERKVEFTNLDRLWKDVLEERNNPDLAERRRLEALMGRDPDSIDDQAIESLIASRERLGSAAVDEVAAGFSTSGRRMMSNVEDFEGAAATVGFNAKLSDALRMRELPNPAEVPAWKRGRIAADLVRQQERLEDRALTDKKLAELMGASPSLLSNEPSVQVPLSFALTERNGTKSSIVLNQRPRVSRRFALARLIGDQLMNPPGSLHPAISSSTYRQKAQRSFAAELLAPFSVIDELMAGDYSEEKQQDIADLFDVSPMVINTLLRTHDKIDRDDLEGLGYLATP